The sequence ATCCTGTTCTAAGCCACTTTGCTTCCCTTAAACACTACTTAGGTTTTCTTTTTCACATCACTGACGCTCAGTGAAAGGTCGCGGTCAATACCTTAAATTAATTCTGAAAGTCAACTTATCTTGCTTTTTACTCGTAAATAGTTatgcttcattttttttttttgctaaattcgCCTGAAGTTAGGATGTAAAATACTTTACAGGCAGTTATTCTTTTTGTAGCTCTGGTCTTCAACGAGGACACgacaaagtacctcctgtcttcaaacaaacagtcggcgcactcgcatacccacgtcactgttgacagcaaTGATTGTGAAGTTGTAAGaaacttcgtgtatttaggaatcAGTATTCttaccgataataatgtcagctttGAAGTCCAACGGAGAGTCTCTCTAGAAGGATGATTCTGCGGAAGACTTTTGGACAATTGCACGTTGTCAtcgccaagcttctgcgccatacgctaAGATGGGCACAATAAGAGCTTtctaaagtgttagttttgttcttcgAGAGAGGACTTAACTACTCAATTATGTAATTAATCCAAAGTGGCACTTGTTGTCAAGAGAGATTGGCTGCTAATGTTTTGAGGCTGCTAATGGCCCAACCTGGTAATCCTATCACCCTTGGATTGATTACGAACGCATGTGGAACAACTCAGTGAGATAACGGAATATCAAATCATTTTAGCAAACGATGTCGAAAATAGTTATGTAAAAACACTTTCTTGACAGCTGAAACaaacatttgttttgtttttgtatttttgtttcagcttattttttactaaagacGAAGAATTTCATcgcagaattttatttaaattggtaGTAAAAGACAATTTTTACCACCAAATATCCCAGTGTGCGCTCGTTACTCTGCTAAAAAATGCTCTGGTGcagtgtattaaaaaaaaattaaatcataagCGAACTTTTATTGTGCCCCACTCACATTtgagatttgtttttgttaattttgttttgctcagCTCATTCGTAGCCAATTACTTCTGCTTACTTGTTCTCTGCTTACTTttacatgcgtatgtatgtaaatatttatttactcgtATGTGTGTATCAATGTGTGTGCGAAGCTTCCAAACCAcacatttgttatttattatgcgAATGTTGGAAGAGAGAGAAGCTTTTTTAACAAAGAATTCTTTCTGTAGAGACATGTGTGAGTACGCATGTTTGTTTGTAAGTCGCTTTTGAACTGATACTGTGtaagttaataattaatatgctCGGACTGTTCACTTGTGATCTCTGCACGAAGTTAAATCAGCGAAATAGAATTATTATTTGTTCGTTTATTCGTCAAATCCGTACTGAAATATAAATGACAAAATATTCTTAACATAAGCTAGCCCTGACCTATAATCGCTGTGTCAGCGATTATGCTGAATGGATTATGTTTCAACGTCGCGACGGCGCATGGAATGTTGACGGCAACGTATTGTGGAGTTTGGCATAATTGGCATTAAACATTGTTGCAGCTTTGCTGATCGTGCAGAACTGCAGTCGTTGACTTTGTCTGACCGGATGTGTTAACTCCTCCCTCACTAGTTTGAAGGCCGTCCTCGGTTTTCCTCAAAGTGTCGATGACAGCTCGTATCGAGATTTGTTGTTTATTCTCTTTGCATTTTTGATGAACCTTGAAGACGACGAGACCGATGATCAGAGTGACAAGAGATGCTGCAAACATCATAGGCCAtattgacagttttttttcgatgtttCCAATATACTGAAGATTCTCAAAGTTCAGCCTCTGAAGATAGGGCATGCTTAAAATCTCTCGGTGGCCAGTTATGTTTAGGGTTGCCGATATTGCTGGGCCTGGATGACGCCTGAGtatgtttttggtattttcaaaGAGAGACCCATTCACGTAGATTTCCTCATCAAACGTCAGCAAGTGTGTGCCGTGGATGACTCTATCCGTGTTGCTATTCATCTGTATTGTAGCTGTAGCTTCGTTGATAACGATGATACCATCGTCAATTACCATCAGCGGCTGCAGGTGGCTGGGACGAGTCTTACAGTGTGCTATACCTCCAGAATGTAGTTGCTGCGCACAAGTTGTTGATTTCAGCTGTTTGCAGAATGTAGAGGTGAGAGTAGCGGTGCAGTTTCCAATTGCTAAGATATTGTTACTACAATCTGCGACGTTGTTATTTTCTTCGAGGTCAAGTATCGTTCCATTATGTTGAACAGGGAATATGgttattttcttacatattaCGCTAGGATTTGGGTACTTGATAAGAAAGTGTACAAAATTATGATCTAAAAAGACTTTTACATAGGCTATTTCAATTAAATCTGTTATAGTTAAATTTGTAGAGTGCTCATTTAAAATTTGACTTAGGTCATTAGAGTCAAGAATTGTTGGGTTTATAATTTGAATCTTTGCGAGTGTAATAGACAACATTAATGTTTCGAGTTCAGAGATTATAATTCTATTTCTTGTGAGTAATGCTTGATAGAGGTTTCCTGTATCGATCTGTTTCTCTTTTGCAaatctaattattttatttacggaTTCTgttaagttattaattttttcttgtacttttgtatttataacTGCCTGTTGTTCAATTGAGTCAGTTAGTTTTTGCTGGTgaaatttcagattttcgaagTCATCAAAGTCGGGAGTTCCTGCTACTATCTTTAAAGCTGTtcctaaaatatttatactccTAGCTTGCCTATGGTGAATATTAACCGTTTCTAGCAGTGTCCTAATATGACCTAAATCTGATTCAAGAATTTGTCTCATATGAGACTGTGGGAAATGTTTCATAAGTGAATTAGTTTCCTCGGCAATTTCCGAGTACATTGTGAGATTAGAAGAatgtcttaaaattttaaaattttcccaaaTAACTACGTTTCCGTCCATGATGGGAATATAGTCCGAGTTCGAGTAATTGATAATCTTtccagctgctgctgctactagaAGTAGAAGGCGAAGAATCCAAACCCTAGTAAAGATAAGATACAGAGCAGAATAAGTACTGGAaggataattatttttttcttatcttatGTTATCCTTGTGTACCTCCCTCCCCTTTATAAGAACCGTTGGCCCCAAATCGGCTTCCACAATGACTTCCTCAAACAAAGGAGTTAGCTTGTTACCaagtcttttatttaatttcataagtaCCTTGTCGCCTATTTGAAAAGTTCTATTTCTTCTGTCCGCGTTTTGTCTTTTCAGTAGCAGATCTTGCgctttagatattttttctcttatttctgCTTCGAATTCTGGTGGGGAGGCATGAATTATGTCGATTGGTTTTTTATTAACGACTGAGTGAATTGATTTATTGTATTCTATTGTTGCCTGAAGTATAATATCAGTAGtgtcatttaattgtttttctaatttcaagcaTCTGGCAATTTCTGCAAGAGTACTGTGAAATCTTTCTACCTGTCCATTTGAAGTACTATGTAGTGGTGGCGAATTTACAATATCAACATTAAACCGGTTTTTTAAAAGAGACCTTATTGTTCCTGAATTCAGTGATGGTTCGTTATCGCAGTAGATAATTTTAGTATTAGGGTAGAAATTCATGAGCTGTAAGATGGGGGACTCAATATCTATTATCGTTCTGGAAGCTATGGGCTGAACAatggcaaatttagaaaatttatcaatactggttagaaaatactttttatctgtagaaaaaatgtcaatatgGAGAATTTCTCCTACTTGATTAGGGACTGGCGTTTCGCCAATGTACTGTTTTTGTGGGTGTCGGTCATATTTTCCTTTGCTGCAAGTCTTACAATTTGCAACTACTTCGTTTGCTAGACGGgtcatttttgggaaaaaatagtCTTGgagaatttgttttatattctctTGCGCTGCTCTATGTGCTCTGCCATGTTCTGCGACTATGATTTCTTTTTGCTCATTCCTATCATGAACATCGATGACCAATTTATTTGAGTGACAAAATTTGGTTGAAGGGAAAGTCTCAACTAGCTTGTTTTGTATAAATGCTAGTATCGGCAGGTCGCATTTGATTGCATTCACTACTTCTTTTTTAACCGCATCACACACTTTTTCTATTAAGTTTTCTCTATTCGAAAAGTGTATGATATGTCTTGTTTTTTGTCCgaacataataataattttttcagaagcTATAGTGCTTTCTTCAATAATTATTTGGTTCCTGAAACAATTAATCGGTTTTTCAGTAGACTCGATAGTGTATGTCAATGACAACTCACTATGCATAGTGGCTAAGTCTGATGGAGCATCTTCTTCGAGAGCGTAAAGGTTTTGTCTTGATAGAGCATCGGCgacaaaattttctttaccgGGCTTGTAGAAAATTTGAGCGTTGTGCTCATCGATAAAGGATTTCCATCTCGTAATTTTTGCATTAGTGTTTTTGTCTGAGACTGCAAATGTTAGTGGCTGATGATCGgtataaatacttaaattttttacaccgTACAAATAGTTTCTTAGGGATTTTAGGGCCCACACTATTGCAAGTAGCTCACGTTCATTTGTGGCGAAATTTAATTCGTTGTCTCTTAAAGTCCTGGAAATCATGGTTATCGGCTTCTTGTTTTGTGACAAAACGGCGCCTAAGCCAGAGGACGAAGCATCTGTCGTCAAATCGAATGGCTTCTGGTAATCAGGGTATAGGAGCATTACATCTTCGGAGCTTAAGATATTCTTTAATTTCTCGAAGGTGGCTATCTGCTTTTCATCAAGGTTAAcaggaatttttttcgattgtcCTGCACTTGTTTTACCATTATCACCCTTTAGCATGTCTGTCAATGGTTTGGCTATagatgcaaaattttttataaagcatcTGTAACAGCTCGCTAGACCAAGGAATGATCTAACTTGGAACAGGTTGGTAGGCTGTTGAAATTTGCTAAGTGCTTCAACTTTGCTGGGATTAGTTGTTATACCGCCACGGGAGACCACAAATCCAAGATACTCgaccttttctttaaaaaagtgaGATTTTTCCCGTGATACCCTCATGTTAGCGTTATACAATTTATCTAGTACCCAGGCGATGTGGTGAACatgattttgcatattttcagagAATATGATCACGTCATCCACGTAGACGTAGCATGACTTCCCAATCTGTTCTCTAAGTACGTCGTCAATTGCTCGTTGGAAAATTCCGGGGGCATTCTTCAAACCAAAGGGAAGTCTGCAAAATTCATACTTCCCATTTCCTACagaaaatgcagttttttctcTATCTTTTTCTGCAAGAAGTATTTGATGAAATCCTGATTTCAGATCGAGTGTCGTGAAATATTTGGCTTTACCAAGGTTTGAGAGAATAGCTACAATGTTCGGTATAGGGTATTTGTCATCAACAGTTTTTGAATTAAGTTTCCTAAAGTCAATTACAAGGCGTTTTTTCCTATTTCCTTGTTCGTCTAGACCCTTTTTATCTACTACCCACACCGGATTATTATACGGTGAATTAGATGGTCTGATAATATTGTTTCTCAGCATGTCGTTAGTTTCGTTATTGACAAACTCTGATACTCCTAATGGGTATGGGTAAAGTCTAGAGAACACTGCTTTTTCGTGCTTTTAAACCGAGATGAAGTGTCAACGTCCATAGGTTGTGGTGGTTCTTGTTTTATATTCGGGCTAttgttttgggttttttgtttgtaaaatggaGTTTTTACATGGTTTGGGGTCCTTTCTACAGTGGGCTGCCTTTGCTGTCTCTGTTCCTGACGCTGAGCTCTTTCTTCATTATTCCTAGCAAAACTACTAGCGAATTGGAAGCGTTCATGATTAGATTCAACTTCCTGTGCAAGTGCCAGTGCTGATGGCAAAGCTTTTGTCCTTGCTGAAAATAGAATGTCACTGAGAGATTTCTTTGTGCCTGAAATGAAGACTCTCAATGCATCTGCTCTGTATTTTTCGTTTAGAGAAGCAGCCAAAGTAGAATCGTAAGTCATAATTGCTTTGTTTATGAGTAATgttaatttcttttcaatttcctCATAATATTGGGTTATTGTCAGGGTTCCCTGACGTAGAACGGACAACTCTTGCTCGATTATATAGATGGAGCGTTTATCGGCGTATGTAAAGTCAAGTCtattgataattgctttaaaatttagtGGTGTGTCGTATGACGACAATACCATATCAGCAGGGCCTTTGATTTTATTCCTAATTATACCCAGCGCCTGATAATGCTTTGAGCTTCCtacataattttcaaagattttatATGCAGTGTGTGCGGCTTTCCGCCACGAAACATAAGTCTCGATTTTTCCCTCAAAGTCTGGTACTGATTTTATTATGTCCAGTGTTTCGTCACATTTAATACCTACAATAATTTCTGCAtctttaaacacttcaacctcgGGTACGGACACTGTTGCATTTCTAAACTCGTTTCTCATTTcctccatttttctttcaaataattgcGCTTGATTTTCTAATGCACTGTTTACTGCATACTCGAGCAGCGCTTTCAGATTTTCTTCACTCactgccattttattttttgtttgttccggcactagtttgttttttatatcttttattaGTTCCTCTATTTCTAGGTCATATACCTCTTCTTTACTCATaagattttcaatttaattcaaaaattttccgtCGCAAAGACACTTTAcaaacactttttgtttaaatttttgtatttatttactttaaataagCACTCTACTcacatttctttaaaactatGGTTTTTATATGTTATTGTAGCTCTCCTTTTTCGTCTGTTTATCCCGTCTGCAAGTCCAACGATGTCGATCCAACGATGTTGCCTCCTTGCTTGAGATTTCTTTGATGAGCAGGTTCTGCcagttgggcgccagttaataattaatatgctCGGACTGTTCACTTGTGATCTCTGCACGAAGTTAAATCAGCGAAATAGAATTATTATTTGTTCGTTTATTGGTCAAATCCGTACTGAAATATAAATGACAAAATATTCTTAACATAAGCTAGCCCTGACCTATAATCGCTGTGTCAGCGATTATGCTGAATGGATTATGTTTCAACGTCGCGACGGCGCATGGAATGTTGACGGCAACATATTGTGGAGTTTGGCATAATTGGCATTAAACATTGTTGCAGCTTTGCTGATCGTGCAGAACTGCAGTCGTTGACTTTGTCTGACCGGATGTGTTAACTTGTATATGGATCTCATATATAAGTGAAACATagcgtgaaaaaaaaaacaaatttaattcttAGCTGAGTGAACTTAATGAGATAAAACTGGAGCCGGCTGCTAGACAGCGCAAGAGCTTTTAATTTATACAAAGCTGCGGGTGTagacgtttgtatgtatatggtcAAAAAAGCAAATCACTTCGTTCAcaaacatttctatttttctattaaaagttGATTCTTTTTATATCgacaataaataatttgctcATAGAACGCCAGATAGTAAACAACAACTAATTAAAGATAGTGAATATCAATGTAATCATTTCATATGCGCAACAAAAGTATAATGAAAGGTTGTTAAGAAACGAAAATAATCTAAATAATAGAGCACttacatttatttatcaatatttGAAGCGTTATTCAACGCAATTCTAAAACACCTGTACTTAACGCTAAAATATCCGCTAAGGGCTCTTAACAACGCGgactgatttttaaataaaagttgtaaTTGCTTTAATTTACAGAAATAAGTATCTTAGAGGCCTCACACGCTTCCACGTTCGCTCAAATAGTTACCTCCAACTTTTCCACTGCCAGATGTATGCCACCTTCGGCGGCGATTAGGAAACTCTTCTTCGCATACACCATTGGCACTTTGGTACGCGCAGATGGTTTGAATCTGAAATTGCGCAGCAATTGTATGACCCCAATCGAGGTTTGCAATTCACCAAAACGCATGCCGATGCAATTTCTTGGACCTTCGCCGAAGGGTAAATAGGCAAACGGAtggcgcttttcaatagcctCTGGAGTAAAGCGTTCGGGATCGAATTTCTCTGGTTCGGGGAAGATTTCTGGATCGTGATGTATCGCGTCTATGGGTATGAAGATGCGCATGCCACGTTCCAGCACGAAATCGGTATTGGGTATGCAATAGTCTGCGGTGGTGAGGCGTACCAGGTGCGGTATGACGGGGTGCTTGCGGAGCGTTTCTGCATGTAAATTAGTAAGTGGTGGaacattattatattatattattgtaaacATAGCACAAGACAattgttgacaatttatttgctcgccatttaattttaatgaaaatgttgcacattttactataaaaaccatataaattaaattttcacgcaaattaaaaaagaaattcaaaattctcttcaaaatattgtagaatataaaaatttccaatCAGGATTTCTAGAAAATTTTTGCGATTTGAAATtgctcaaaaatcgtgttgatttttcacattttttctcgGTGACTCTCCTCACATAGAGAAATTGCAAAAGGTCGGCGcaaaacaaacatttaaatcaacgcaatttttaagTCGCTTACACTttgttatataaaaattcaatatgccATAAAACTAAACActctaaattttactaaatgcTTTGATtaaaaagcatgaaattttgatacgtatttttatacaatacatttttttttaattggtataAAGTGTGAAAATTGggtttatatgatttttatggGAGCATGAACTACACgtattttttatcatattaaaattggataagaaacaaataaaatgtgaaaactGGTTGTGCTAGAGATATTTAGCGCGGTGCTCAAATACACTGGCGAGCATAACTGgagattttttctaaatattttagaatctTTATGAAGCCCAAATTTCTTTGTAATTTCTTCTATATTAATTGCAAGTTATAAAAACTggcgttgattttttaatttttttttgcaagtgttCCTGCGCATTATTTTCCGCAAGAAATTTAGTTTGGTAAAATAAAGTGATagaataaattgtaaaaagccgtcagcaaaaaaaaaaagaaaattaaaagaataaccGCGATTTTTCAGCTGCTGTAAAGTTAGACTAGATTTACTTATAATAAATTCAAGGCGGTATAAAACTGCCTatccaaacattttttagaaattcaaaataaaaattttaaaatttaggtgaacattttttaatcaatgtataaaatttgaaagtttgaTTGATGTATATTATTTTGGTTAAAACACGCGCtagattaaaaaacaaaaataataaaaaaatgtaatttatttttaatttaactaaaaaaatttgtaaaaaaaaatagtcggtTATGCGCGCCAGTGTAAAAATATAATCTAAACAACACATTGCTGCTCACCTGCTATCACTTTTTTCAGATAAACCATTTCTTTGATCGCCTCATAGGTCACCTGCCCATTGGTTTTTTCCAAAACCGCGAAAATTTCTGCGCGCAATTTCTCTTGCAAATCGGGTTGTAGCGCCAATTCGTAAATGCAGAATGACATAACGGTGGATGAGGTTTCAAAGCCCGCCAAGTAGAATACCATCGCTTGTGCTGCCACTTGCTCGATATTTAAACCGTTCGTCAGATCATCCTCTCTGATATCCGCATTTCCCAAGCGGTCACGCTGCGCTTTCAACTCCAACATCATATCCATAAAATCATTGCGACTCACGCCATGCGCTTCTCTAAACGTTGTTGTTTCGCGCACCACGCCCATAAAAAACTCGGCTACATCAtcgggaaagtttttcaaacgcAATTGACGCGCTAGTTTTGGATCTGTGAACATGAATGCCTGCACGAATAGCGAATGACGCGGCTTTTCGACAATATCGCGTCCCATGCGCCGAAATATCGCATTCGGATCCTTCAAGCTGTTGCATTCAATGCCAAAAGCCACCTCACCGATCACATCGGTGGTGTAGCGTGCGCAGAGCTCCTTCAATTCCACGCTCTCACTTATATTCATTATGCGTTGACAAGCTCCAATAAGTCGCTCACCCACCGTTACTAGAGTGGGGAACATGAAACGTATCTTGCCGGTGGTGAAAGCGGGCGACAGCTTGTGACGCAGTACGCGCCACTGCTCGCCATCCAAAAACAGCAGATTACCGGTAAGCGGATCATCGCGTACATTGTGAAAGAGTCCACGGTCGGTGAAGCAATTGAAATCCTTTACTAAAATGGCCTTGATAAGATCGGGGTCGATGATGTAGGCGGCACGCTGGAGGAAAGTGTAGACGCCAATTATACTCGACTGACCCTTGAAACGTTTGTATAAGCGCTCGTTTATATCTTTCCAATGGTAGAGTGTGCCGACGCCGCTCATATTTCCGACGAAGAATTTTGGCGCTTCGTGTGGTACGTCGCGACGCGCCCAATAGCTGTAATGGTGACGCAACTTCAAGTACAGCGTGGCGACGACTGCGGCTAGCAGCGTACAGAAGACCGCAATAGACATGTTGGCCTAGAGTcttctgtaaataaaaaataatgtagtTAAAAACTTAGTTTAGATATTTAAGGGAattgaattgtaaattcacCGGAGTAAAGTAAATGCAACAATTTGAAAGCATATATTTCCCAGCCTTAACTACGTTGGCCGACTGACCGCCTGCAACTACTATTGAGAATGCAATTTTCTTATTCAAATTCTCTTGGCTTTGCTTCGCTTTTTGCATAAAGCGCTTGGCGAATATTTTTGCTTGCACTCGGACGTGTGTTGGAATGTGTGGAATTGCAAAAGCTCTGCACGTCAAGATATGAGTGTTAGACATTTTTATTAGGCGAAATATTTGCGGTTGCTCAGCTGTGAaccaaaatataattatttttatttcatgaaatGTCATTACAGCAAACATTGAAATATCAAGGAAAGCGgggtacacttttttatttacttacagaAGTTCCTCCAATGAAGTACTGGCAATGTTAGATAAAAAAGCCAATAGTAGTTTCTGCAtatttgttccagaaaaaacttattttaattgGATTACGACACCGTGCGAGCGGTAAACGATATGAAGGCATTAACTCATCCGTCCGGGCAAAGTTATCAAAATCATTAATACCGCAGaactgataaaaaaagtttattgacAATACAACTCTGTTTTCATATATTACTTATGAACCCTTTGCTACTTAAAAAACCATATATGAAgacatattttcaaatttaatataaaatattcaattcttattttacaatactttaataatttaatgattATCGGTTTaagtaaattaaagaaatattttatattacaccTTCTCTGTTCGCAAGCAAAGCCTCCACTTTTAAATATATGCCGCTAGCGGctgatatttgaaaaattcgttCGTTGAACTCCAGTGGCACTTGAGTGCGTGCTGACTTGGTGAACTTAAAGTGACGTAGCAAATTGACTAGTCCAATTTTCGCCTGCATTTTGCCGAAACGCAAACCAATGCAGGCGCGAGGACCTTTTCCAAATGGCATATAAGCCGCTGCATGCCGCTCGTGCGTCACTTCCGGCTTAAAACGGTCCGGATCAAACTTTTCCGGCTCAGGATAAAGCTCGGGGTCATGATGTATGGCGTGGAGAGGTAATACCACTAGACAATCTTTCTCGATAACTTCGTTGGTGTTGGGAACCAAATAGTCCTCCTTGGCTTTGCGCACGAGATATGGCACCACGGGGTACTTGCGGAGAGTTTCTACAGTGAAGATgatacattaaaaatatatgtccTTTTTCACTGTTATATCTAATTCCTACTCACCATCCAGCGCTTGATCCAGatactgcatttcatttaatgcTTCGTAGCTGAGCTGGTTATCATGCGATTTCAGCACTCGTTCGATCTCATTTCGTACCTTCTCCTGTATTGCCGGGTTCAATGCGAGTTCATAGAGACATAGCGACATGGTTGTCGAAGAGGTATCAAAGCCGGCCACAAAAAAGACGAACGCTTGTGCCACTATTTGCATGAGAGTCAAGCCCTGCGAGAGGTCAATGCCATCACTTTTCAATGCTAACCGCTCATCCTCTGCCTTCAAGCCGATCATCAAGTCCATAAAATCATTGCGTTTGATTTTGTCACGCTCTCGGAGTTCCACTGTCTGACGCACAACATCCACATAGAATTGTATGATGTGATCGGGAAAGAACTTCAAATGTAAACGACGCGCCCAATCTGGATTCATCAACATGAATGTTTGCACGAGTTGTGAGTGACGCGGCTCGGCGAAGACGGCATGCCCGCGTCGCCTGAACTCAGCCTGTGGATCGCGCAGACTATTGCATTCAATGCCAAAGGCACAAGTGCCAATGACATCGGTGGTGTAGCGCGCGCAAAGCTCCTTCAGCTCTAGCTCCGCTTTTTGAGGGCTATTTGCAAGTGCCACCCGGCAAGCGTGCGCCAACTCACTACCCACTTTCACCACTGTGGGAAACATGTATTTCATGTTGCCCGACGAGAACACGGGTGTCAGTTTGTTGCGCATTTCACGCCATTGCTCACCCTCTAAACGAAAAAGATGACCTGTGAGTGGATCATCGCGTGGATTTGAGAAAACGCCGCGATCTtggaaattagaaaatttactAATGCAAATATCTTTGATCACATCCAGATCGAGTATAAGTGCGGCGCGCGTAAAGAAGATATACATGCCCACAAAGGGGtgactatttttgtacactcCGTAGAGACGCTGATTGAAGTGACGCAGCTGCACTTGGCCGCCAGTGGCGCGCTGAATCTTCCCTACCAAATAACGAGGCGACACCTGAGGCACACCACGGCGCTGCCAATAAGTGTAGTGCCATTGGAGCGCAGTCATTACGAGCGTTAACGCGACGCAAATGAGTATCAGAAGCAGAAGCATtctcttcttttaattttgcttcatttattgcaaaaatattaaacacaaATGCAAAGTGGCGCGCGTTTGCGATTTGATTGTCTTTTAGCGCTTGGCTCTCACTGACTTatgcaacttatgaaatcgcgcgttaaataatattttggccAGTAACTGAGGGCCGTTTGAGACAatcaaacaataacaaataaaagtaGGGAGAAAACCAAAAACTCTCCTATATTCTAATCATCCTCTAATGATCTCAGCCGCATGCTGTTGTgagcaagttttgtttgccGGTGCGGCTTAATTTGTAGAAAGAGGCTAAGTTGAGAACGCCGTTTTGAATAGCGTGATGACAAGATAGACTAATGAGTCAATACTATTCTCGTTTTCGTACACTTTCCCTTAGCGATGTTAATAAATCTTAGAACTTTCTTTCACTGAGCTCATAAATATAACGCGCTTCCATTTCTGACTAGAAAATCTAAATAATGAAGTTAGCGCTTTTCGAGTGgtaaaagaaaatgtatattTGCTGCCAGATAACTTAATTCGCGTTTGGTAGAGCTTTCgt is a genomic window of Anastrepha ludens isolate Willacy chromosome 6, idAnaLude1.1, whole genome shotgun sequence containing:
- the LOC128868183 gene encoding probable cytochrome P450 6a13 — protein: MSIAVFCTLLAAVVATLYLKLRHHYSYWARRDVPHEAPKFFVGNMSGVGTLYHWKDINERLYKRFKGQSSIIGVYTFLQRAAYIIDPDLIKAILVKDFNCFTDRGLFHNVRDDPLTGNLLFLDGEQWRVLRHKLSPAFTTGKIRFMFPTLVTVGERLIGACQRIMNISESVELKELCARYTTDVIGEVAFGIECNSLKDPNAIFRRMGRDIVEKPRHSLFVQAFMFTDPKLARQLRLKNFPDDVAEFFMGVVRETTTFREAHGVSRNDFMDMMLELKAQRDRLGNADIREDDLTNGLNIEQVAAQAMVFYLAGFETSSTVMSFCIYELALQPDLQEKLRAEIFAVLEKTNGQVTYEAIKEMVYLKKVIAETLRKHPVIPHLVRLTTADYCIPNTDFVLERGMRIFIPIDAIHHDPEIFPEPEKFDPERFTPEAIEKRHPFAYLPFGEGPRNCIGMRFGELQTSIGVIQLLRNFRFKPSARTKVPMVYAKKSFLIAAEGGIHLAVEKLEVTI
- the LOC128867283 gene encoding uncharacterized protein LOC128867283 codes for the protein MSVFLAMLILSITLLVVFLKFRHGYWRRRHIPHNEPTFPMGDFQEWRKTKSFVEIFVPIYRKFKGTAPFAGFFLVFRPIALILDIELVKNILIKDFNNFRDRGLFYNEKNDPLTGHLFALDGAKWRNLRQKLSSTFTSGKMKYMYPTIIKVAEEFLKVVEEKQATATDGVVEMYDLLSRFTADVIGTCAFGIECNSLRNPKADFVVMGQRAIVENRHVKFIDTLIEAAPKLARALGMRKLPQEVHDFYMGIVHDTVAYREKNQVTRNDLMQLLMELKSKGPKDGGLTVNEIAAQAFVFLFAGYETSSSTMSFALYELAKQPDIQDRLRTEINEVLERHNNAFTYEAMLDMHYLDQVFSETLRKYPIAPHLTRQAQADYKTNDPRYTIEKGTMVLIPTYAIHYDPEYYPDPEKFDPERFSDAEIKKRPACTWLPFGDGPRNCIGLRFGKMQGFIGLTYLLKNFKFTVCKETDEKLHYMKEKILLHSLNGVKLRVDRLNQRPMMLRMLLLLILICVALTLVMTALQWHYTYWQRRGVPQVSPRYLVGKIQRATGGQVQLRHFNQRLYGVYKNSHPFVGMYIFFTRAALILDLDVIKDICISKFSNFQDRGVFSNPRDDPLTGHLFRLEGEQWREMRNKLTPVFSSGNMKYMFPTVVKVGSELAHACRVALANSPQKAELELKELCARYTTDVIGTCAFGIECNSLRDPQAEFRRRGHAVFAEPRHSQLVQTFMLMNPDWARRLHLKFFPDHIIQFYVDVVRQTVELRERDKIKRNDFMDLMIGLKAEDERLALKSDGIDLSQGLTLMQIVAQAFVFFVAGFDTSSTTMSLCLYELALNPAIQEKVRNEIERVLKSHDNQLSYEALNEMQYLDQALDETLRKYPVVPYLVRKAKEDYLVPNTNEVIEKDCLVVLPLHAIHHDPELYPEPEKFDPDRFKPEVTHERHAAAYMPFGKGPRACIGLRFGKMQAKIGLVNLLRHFKFTKSARTQVPLEFNERIFQISAASGIYLKVEALLANREGVI